From Solea senegalensis isolate Sse05_10M linkage group LG19, IFAPA_SoseM_1, whole genome shotgun sequence, the proteins below share one genomic window:
- the LOC122785764 gene encoding GTPase IMAP family member 4-like, producing the protein MDKRKKGSTELRLMVVGSSGPSQFQLTNAILGREEFPKDIASISGSMKNSGELAGRRVAVVNGPSIYEKDISQAKRKMELRRSKCLCIPGPHAFLVAFDIENISPNDIKTPRLMKERFGCHCLRHCMVLLATEGHLEDAVLEDKVLKTNWHLKELIQKYGGRFHTFSKNWRDRSRDQALLQKIEWLVASLGGGCFSSRTFQTAEDYVKKEEKKLRKQRAAEIEKAWNEMEKQYIAEELYHQKDAYTTSVGAEIRAKAEMDNEWLRTSLARGLGTGFIVGAVLGALVGSIEGPGGMVLYGIIGGAVGGSAGGTAQVAIKHMEDRVAPPARLNFNSIFINRFFAAPRP; encoded by the exons ATGGATAAAAGGAAGAAAG GCTCAACTGAATTGAGGCTTATGGTGGTTGGAAGCAGTGGACCATCTCAGTTCCAACTAACCAATGCCATACTTGGGAGGGAGGAGTTTCCTAAGGATATCGCCAGCATTTCTGGCAGCATGAAGAATTCTGGAGAGCTGGCTGGTAGACGAGTGGCCGTGGTTAATGGACCAAGCATCTATGAAAAGGATATTTCTCAAGCAAAGAGAAAGATGGAGCTGAGGAGGTCAAAGTGCTTGTGCATCCCTGGTCCCCATGCTTTTCTTGTTGCCTTTGACATAGAGAATATTTCCCCGAATGATATAAAAACTCCCAGACTGATGAAGGAACGCTTTGGGTGTCACTGTCTGAGGCACTGCATGGTCCTCCTGGCCACTGAGGGACATCTGGAGGATGCTGTGTTGGAAGACAAGGTGCTGAAGACCAACTGGCACCTGAAAGAACTTATCCAAAAGTACGGAGGACGCTTTCACACTTTCAGCAAGAATTGGAGAGATCGCAGCCGGGACCAAGCACTCCTGCAGAAGATAGAGTGGCTGGTGGCCTCGTTAGGAGGAGGTTGCTTCTCAAGCAGAACCTTCCAGACGGCAGAGGACTAcgtgaagaaggaggagaagaagctcAGAAAGCAGAGGGCGGCAGAGATAGAGAAGGCATGGAATGAGATGGAGAAGCAATACATAGCAGAGGAGCTGTATCATCAGAAAGATGCCTACACAACCAGTGTTGGTGCTGAGATAAGAGCTAAGGCAGAGATGGACAATGAGTGGCTCAGAACCTCTCTGGCCAGAGGACTGGGGACAGGGTTTATTGTGGGAGCTGTTCTGGGAGCGTTGGTTGGGTCTATAGAGGGTCCAGGAGGAATGGTTCTTTATGGGATCATAGGTGGTGCAGTTGGAGGATCAGCAGGAGGAACGGCCCAGGTAGCTATAAAGCACATGGAAGACAGAGTGGCTCCACCTGCCCGACTCAACTTCAACTCAATCTTTATCAACCGCTTCTTTGCAGCTCCTCGACCATGA
- the rsad1 gene encoding radical S-adenosyl methionine domain-containing protein 1, mitochondrial, with protein MIGRTCLVVGRRVSGPGLRFSSSGGEIKKEECERTKSSLLTKQASLYVHWPYCLRRCSYCNFNKYIPRENNHHAMTECLQREAVHLLQLSQVSSITSVFFGGGTPSLANPSTIGAILETVSGQVDFSDRAEVTLEVNPTPEGMSKLEDYCRAGVNRFSIGVQSLQDDDLRVLGRDHSSHQALQTIEEAQRLCPGRVSVDVIFGRPGQRVDSWEKELSEVLKVCDDHVSLYQLTLERGTQLFKQVQRGEVTVPADDVTAEMFQSARRTFLKSGFVQYEVSNFARNNAVSHHNLSYWKGRQYIGVGPGAHGRFVPFGEGGVAREARTQTLEPDLWMREVRQKGHGTRRRIQLSHLELLEEVLVMGMRLTEGINHKHWELFSPQLGLRDIFGTSADVQDLLRNGRLILDDRGLRSSWDGLALLDSILPALLVELETQIVQKLQRDLTQETSSQR; from the exons ATGATCGGGCGCACGTGTCTCGTTGTGGGCAGACGTGTCTCCGGCCCCGGTCTGCGCTTCTCGTCGTCTGGcggagaaataaagaaagaagaatgTGAGAGGACAAAGTCGTCACTGCTCACAAAGCAGGCGTCTCTCTATGTTCAC TGGCCTTACTGTCTCAGGAGGTGCTCCTACTGCAACTTTAACAAGTACATACCCAGAGAGAACAACCACCACGCCATGACCGAGTGCCTGCAGCGGGAGGCCGTGCATTTGCTGCAGCTCAGTCAGGTGTCATC GATCACCTCTGTGTTTTTCGGCGGTGGGACTCCGAGCTTGGCAAACCCATCAACCATTGGTGCAATCCTCGAAACTGTCTCCGGGCAGGTGGACTTCTCAGATCGGGCAGAGGTCACTCTGGAGGTCAACCCTACTCCTGAGGGAATGTCAAAGTTAGAGGATTACTGCCGTGCTGGGGTGAACCGGTTTTCCATTGGGGTCCAG TCTTTGCAGGACGATGACCTGAGAGTTCTGGGGCGAGACCACAGCTCTCATCAGGCTCTGCAAACCATCGAAGAGGCCCAGAGGTTGTGCCCGGGGAGGGTGTCGGTAGACGTCATATTCGGGCGACCCGGACAGAGAGTTGACTCCTGGGAGAAGGAGTTGTCTGAGGTGCTGAAGGTGTGCGACGACCACGTTTCCCTGTACCAGCTGACTCTGGAGCGAGGCACGCAGCTGTTCAAACAGGTGCAGCGAGGGGAAGTCACTGTGCCGGCCGACGATGTGACGGCAGAGATGTTCCAGAGTGCGAGGAGGACTTTCCTCAAGAGTGGCTTTGTGCAGTATGAAGTGTCCAACTTCGCAAGGAAT AATGCAGTGAGTCATCACAATCTGAGCTACTGGAAAGGGCGACAGTACATTGGTGTTGGCCCAG GTGCACACGGACGCTTTGTTCCCTTTGGGGAGGGAGGCGTCGCTCGCGAAGCCCGGACCCAGACTCTGGAGCCTGACTTATGGATGCGTGAAGTCCGGCAGAAGGGACATGGGACGCGGAGGAGGATTCAGCTCAGCCACCTTGAACT TTTGGAGGAGGTGCTGGTGATGGGAATGAGATTGACCGAGGGCATTAATCACAAG CATTGGGAGTTGTTCAGCCCTCAGCTGGGCCTCCGTGACATCTTTGGAACTTCAGCCGACGTCCAAGACCTGCTGCGTAATGGACGGCTGATTCTCGATGACAG aggTCTGCGCAGCTCCTGGGATGGACTGGCCTTACTGGACAGCATACTGCCAGCTCTACTGGTGGAGCTGGAAACACAGATTGTCCAAAAGCTACAAAGAGACTTAACACAGGAGACCTCCAGCCAACGATGA
- the rasd2 gene encoding GTP-binding protein Rhes, whose translation MNATEKFYLSVDGIFEMFDSFTGHHQSHLAHAILQSTALTPALLHPKVTNISKTGMGILKTVQGYWRQQEKRVSRRRSASSGKRHASTDRLPKMSTDLLELGLTKRTNCRRIVVLGAPKVGKTSIVQHFLGKDFEARYEPTSEDFHRKLFHIGGEAYQVDLLDASSERAFPAKRRLSILTGDMFLLVFSSDDKHSFHEVCELLEEIKAAKAKLHKAKHPVRVPAVVCGNKADLEAQRTVSRSEVRELFGDEVSFFETSAKDGSGLEDMFRALTALGGLPKETCPSQHELISILTYQSLYADQRGRRGSRMRGRGVPCAAVDPLARRPSFTSDLQMVLGSSTKQNKSEKCQIQ comes from the exons ATGAACGCAACTGAGAAGTTTTACCTTTCGGTTGATGGCATCTTCGAAATGTTCGACTCTTTCACCGGGCATCACCAATCACACCTTGCACACGCGATCCTGCAGAGCACAGCCCTCACTCCAGCACTCCTGCACCCCAAAGTCACAAACATATCCAAGACTGGCATGGGCATCCTCAAGACTGTTCAAGGTTACTGGAGACAACAGGAAAAGAGAGTTTCGCGACGTAGGTCAGCCAGCTCTGGCAAGCGGCACGCGTCGACCGATCGACTGCCCAAAATGTCCACGGATCTGCTGGAGTTGGGTCTGACCAAGCGCACGAACTGTCGGAGAATAGTTGTGCTCGGTGCACCCAAAGTGGGTAAAACCAGCATCGTCCAGCACTTCTTGGGTAAAGACTTTGAGGCGCGGTATGAGCCCACATCTGAGGACTTCCACAGAAAGCTATTCCACATAGGAGGAGAAGCGTACCAGGTGGATCTTCTGGATGCTTCAAGTGAGAGGGCCTTCCCAGCAAAACGGAGGTTATCTATACTGACAG GTGACATGTTTCTGCTCGTCTTCAGTTCGGACGACAAACACTCCTTCCACGAAGTCTgtgagctgctggaggagatcAAAGCCGCGAAGGCAAAACTACACAAAGCGAAACATCCCGTGCGAGTGCCAGCTGTCGTATGCGGGAATAAAGCGGATCTGGAAGCACAGAGGACCGTCAGCCGGTCCGAAGTGCGAGAACTCTTCGGGGACGAGGTCTCTTTCTTCGAGACGTCGGCTAAAGATGGCTCCGGACTGGAAGACATGTTCAGAGCTCTCACTGCTCTCGGTGGACTTCCCAAAGAGACATGTCCATCCCAGCATGAGCTCATATCCATCCTCACCTACCAGTCGCTGTACGCCGACCAGCGAGGGAGGAGGGGAAGCCGCATGCGGGGGCGTGGTGTGCCCTGTGCCGCTGTGGATCCTTTGGCGCGCCGGCCAAGCTTCACCAGCGACCTGCAGATGGTGCTTGGATCAAGCACCAAGCAAAACAAATCGGAGAAGTGTCAGATTCAATGA
- the epn3a gene encoding epsin-3 isoform X1 → MQTSSLRRQMKNMVNNYTEAEIKVREATSNDHWGPPGSLMSEIADLTFNVVAFAEVMGMIWKRLNDHGKNWRHVYKALTLLDYLIKTGSERVAHECRENIYTIHTLRDFQYIDRDGRDQGINVREKAKQLVALLKDEEKLKRERSQALKTKTRMGGTSSMGSRSTPPPYSGHHSSAAVYGDDFRKCKDSPSSINSSSSSPQLAPDMEQARPATSGEEELQLQLALAMSREETEKPPPPVDIDEQTQLQIAMSLSKEEAHKTVQRAPPAVDMDEDTQLQLALNLSKEEHQQEQLSRRGDESMLLKALEESKREMETKGGTSFMDLVDVFAVPSELPSSDHRWNNAHQAAARMGGTDPWDTMEGSTYASREDSSWMVPPPSSSPPPPWEPPTHPWDAPPNNVSNATDGAWALHANTAPSRVDPFSGPSERSVIEGAVGEAFLRTGSPSDGDLFDEAMDGGQINVNGRREGSPELFDLSGLGESLAVSSPRKCQTPESFLGPTAASLVNLERLIPANPQAQAKNPFLSGLSAPSVTNPFQAEQPKLTLNQMGSNVTSMPPLTTSLPYSASLPLPISHQPASLPSSLTHPTQPGLDLPGPLPEPLLPFSSASTQESLAAQSSQNPFL, encoded by the exons ATGCAGACCTCATCACTGCGCCGGCAGATGAAAAACATGGTCAACAACTACACGGAGGCTGAGATCAAGGTCCGAGAGGCCACCTCCAATGACCACTGGGGGCCTCCCGGCTCGCTCATGTCTGAAATCGCAGACTTGACCTTCAATGTTGTAGCTTTCGCCGAGGTTATGGGCATGATCTGGAAACGGCTAAATGACCACGGTAAGAACTGGCGCCATGTCTATAAGGCGCTGACGCTGCTGGACTACCTGATCAAAACTGGCTCTGAGCGTGTGGCCCATGAGTGCCGGGAGAACATATACACCATCCATACACTGAGAGACTTCCAGTACATAGACAGGGACGGACGTGACCAGGGTATCAACGTCCGGGAGAAGGCCAAGCAGCTGGTGGCTCTGTTGAAGGATGAGGAGAAGCTGAAGAGGGAAAGGAGCCAGGCACTGAAGACGAAGACACGCATGGGCGGCACCAGCAGTATGGGCTCACGATCCACGCCGCCGCCATACTCGGGACATCACAGTTCAGCGGCGGTTTATGGGGATGATTTCAGGAAGTGCAAGGACTCGCCGTCCTCCATTAACT cctcctcttcctctccccaACTTGCTCCTGACATGGAGCAAGCTCGGCCCGCGACCAGTGGAGAAgaagagctgcagctgcagctggcCCTGGCCATGAGCCGAGAAGAAACTGAAAAG CCACCTCCCCCTGTGGACATTGATGAACAGACGCAGCTGCAGATTGCTATGAGTCTCAGCAAGGAGGAGGCACATAAG ACGGTCCAACGTGCACCTCCTGCAGTGGATATGGACGAGGATACCCAGCTCCAGTTAGCGCTGAACCTGAGCAAGGAGGAGCACCAGCAG GAACAACTCAGTCGCCGAGGAGATGAGTCAATGCTCCTGAAAGCTTTGGAGGAGAGCAAACGCGAGATGGAGACTAAAGGCGGG ACCTCTTTCATGGACCTGGTAGATGTTTTTGCAGTTCCCTCAGAGTTGCCTTCTAGTGACCATCGCTGGAATAATGCACACCAGGCAGCGGCTCGAATGGGCGGCACAGACCCGTGGGACACAATGG AAGGCAGTACTTACGCCTCAAGAGAGGATTCATCTTGGATGGTACCACCACCTTCTAGCAGCCCTCCACCACCATGGGAGCCCCCAACTCATCCTTGGGATGCTCCGCCTAACAATGTCTCCAATGCCACAGACGGTGCCTGGGCTCTTCATGCAAACACAG cCCCTTCGAGAGTCGATCCATTTTCTGGCCCATCAGAAAGATCGGTAATTGAAGGAGCTGTTGGGGAAGCTTTTCTACGAACTGGAAGCCCCTCAG ATGGGGATCTGTTTGATGAGGCCATGGACGGAGGTCAGATAAATGTCAATGGTCGAAGAGAGGGCAGTCCTGAGCTCTTTGACCTATCAGGTCTTGGGGAAAGCCTGGCTGTTTCCAGCCCTCGAAAATGCCAAACACCCGAATCCTTCCTGGGCCCCACAGCAGCATCTTTGGTGAATCTGGAAAGGTTGATCCCAGCAAATCCCCAAGCTCAGGCCAAGAACCCCTTTTTAtcag GCCTGAGTGCACCTTCGGTCACCAATCCATTCCAAGCTGAGCAGCCCAAACTAACTCTAAACCAAATGGGCTCCAACGTCACCTCTATGCCTCCTCTCACCACTTCTCTTCCTTACAGTGCCTCCTTACCACTGCCCATTAGCCACCAGCCTGCCAGCCTCCCTTCATCACTGACTCACCCCACTCAGCCTGGGTTGGACCTGCCGGGGCCACTCCCTGAGCCTCTGTTGCCCTTCTCTTCAGCCAGCACTCAAGAATCACTGGCTGCACAGAGTAGTCAAAACCCTTTCTTATGA
- the epn3a gene encoding epsin-3 isoform X2 has translation MQTSSLRRQMKNMVNNYTEAEIKVREATSNDHWGPPGSLMSEIADLTFNVVAFAEVMGMIWKRLNDHGKNWRHVYKALTLLDYLIKTGSERVAHECRENIYTIHTLRDFQYIDRDGRDQGINVREKAKQLVALLKDEEKLKRERSQALKTKTRMGGTSSMGSRSTPPPYSGHHSSAAVYGDDFRKCKDSPSSINSSSSSPQLAPDMEQARPATSGEEELQLQLALAMSREETEKPPPPVDIDEQTQLQIAMSLSKEEAHKTVQRAPPAVDMDEDTQLQLALNLSKEEHQQEQLSRRGDESMLLKALEESKREMETKGGTSFMDLVDVFAVPSELPSSDHRWNNAHQAAARMGGTDPWDTMGSTYASREDSSWMVPPPSSSPPPPWEPPTHPWDAPPNNVSNATDGAWALHANTAPSRVDPFSGPSERSVIEGAVGEAFLRTGSPSDGDLFDEAMDGGQINVNGRREGSPELFDLSGLGESLAVSSPRKCQTPESFLGPTAASLVNLERLIPANPQAQAKNPFLSGLSAPSVTNPFQAEQPKLTLNQMGSNVTSMPPLTTSLPYSASLPLPISHQPASLPSSLTHPTQPGLDLPGPLPEPLLPFSSASTQESLAAQSSQNPFL, from the exons ATGCAGACCTCATCACTGCGCCGGCAGATGAAAAACATGGTCAACAACTACACGGAGGCTGAGATCAAGGTCCGAGAGGCCACCTCCAATGACCACTGGGGGCCTCCCGGCTCGCTCATGTCTGAAATCGCAGACTTGACCTTCAATGTTGTAGCTTTCGCCGAGGTTATGGGCATGATCTGGAAACGGCTAAATGACCACGGTAAGAACTGGCGCCATGTCTATAAGGCGCTGACGCTGCTGGACTACCTGATCAAAACTGGCTCTGAGCGTGTGGCCCATGAGTGCCGGGAGAACATATACACCATCCATACACTGAGAGACTTCCAGTACATAGACAGGGACGGACGTGACCAGGGTATCAACGTCCGGGAGAAGGCCAAGCAGCTGGTGGCTCTGTTGAAGGATGAGGAGAAGCTGAAGAGGGAAAGGAGCCAGGCACTGAAGACGAAGACACGCATGGGCGGCACCAGCAGTATGGGCTCACGATCCACGCCGCCGCCATACTCGGGACATCACAGTTCAGCGGCGGTTTATGGGGATGATTTCAGGAAGTGCAAGGACTCGCCGTCCTCCATTAACT cctcctcttcctctccccaACTTGCTCCTGACATGGAGCAAGCTCGGCCCGCGACCAGTGGAGAAgaagagctgcagctgcagctggcCCTGGCCATGAGCCGAGAAGAAACTGAAAAG CCACCTCCCCCTGTGGACATTGATGAACAGACGCAGCTGCAGATTGCTATGAGTCTCAGCAAGGAGGAGGCACATAAG ACGGTCCAACGTGCACCTCCTGCAGTGGATATGGACGAGGATACCCAGCTCCAGTTAGCGCTGAACCTGAGCAAGGAGGAGCACCAGCAG GAACAACTCAGTCGCCGAGGAGATGAGTCAATGCTCCTGAAAGCTTTGGAGGAGAGCAAACGCGAGATGGAGACTAAAGGCGGG ACCTCTTTCATGGACCTGGTAGATGTTTTTGCAGTTCCCTCAGAGTTGCCTTCTAGTGACCATCGCTGGAATAATGCACACCAGGCAGCGGCTCGAATGGGCGGCACAGACCCGTGGGACACAATGG GCAGTACTTACGCCTCAAGAGAGGATTCATCTTGGATGGTACCACCACCTTCTAGCAGCCCTCCACCACCATGGGAGCCCCCAACTCATCCTTGGGATGCTCCGCCTAACAATGTCTCCAATGCCACAGACGGTGCCTGGGCTCTTCATGCAAACACAG cCCCTTCGAGAGTCGATCCATTTTCTGGCCCATCAGAAAGATCGGTAATTGAAGGAGCTGTTGGGGAAGCTTTTCTACGAACTGGAAGCCCCTCAG ATGGGGATCTGTTTGATGAGGCCATGGACGGAGGTCAGATAAATGTCAATGGTCGAAGAGAGGGCAGTCCTGAGCTCTTTGACCTATCAGGTCTTGGGGAAAGCCTGGCTGTTTCCAGCCCTCGAAAATGCCAAACACCCGAATCCTTCCTGGGCCCCACAGCAGCATCTTTGGTGAATCTGGAAAGGTTGATCCCAGCAAATCCCCAAGCTCAGGCCAAGAACCCCTTTTTAtcag GCCTGAGTGCACCTTCGGTCACCAATCCATTCCAAGCTGAGCAGCCCAAACTAACTCTAAACCAAATGGGCTCCAACGTCACCTCTATGCCTCCTCTCACCACTTCTCTTCCTTACAGTGCCTCCTTACCACTGCCCATTAGCCACCAGCCTGCCAGCCTCCCTTCATCACTGACTCACCCCACTCAGCCTGGGTTGGACCTGCCGGGGCCACTCCCTGAGCCTCTGTTGCCCTTCTCTTCAGCCAGCACTCAAGAATCACTGGCTGCACAGAGTAGTCAAAACCCTTTCTTATGA
- the epn3a gene encoding epsin-3 isoform X3, with translation MQTSSLRRQMKNMVNNYTEAEIKVREATSNDHWGPPGSLMSEIADLTFNVVAFAEVMGMIWKRLNDHGKNWRHVYKALTLLDYLIKTGSERVAHECRENIYTIHTLRDFQYIDRDGRDQGINVREKAKQLVALLKDEEKLKRERSQALKTKTRMGGTSSMGSRSTPPPYSGHHSSAAVYGDDFRKCKDSPSSINSSSSSPQLAPDMEQARPATSGEEELQLQLALAMSREETEKTVQRAPPAVDMDEDTQLQLALNLSKEEHQQEQLSRRGDESMLLKALEESKREMETKGGTSFMDLVDVFAVPSELPSSDHRWNNAHQAAARMGGTDPWDTMEGSTYASREDSSWMVPPPSSSPPPPWEPPTHPWDAPPNNVSNATDGAWALHANTAPSRVDPFSGPSERSVIEGAVGEAFLRTGSPSDGDLFDEAMDGGQINVNGRREGSPELFDLSGLGESLAVSSPRKCQTPESFLGPTAASLVNLERLIPANPQAQAKNPFLSGLSAPSVTNPFQAEQPKLTLNQMGSNVTSMPPLTTSLPYSASLPLPISHQPASLPSSLTHPTQPGLDLPGPLPEPLLPFSSASTQESLAAQSSQNPFL, from the exons ATGCAGACCTCATCACTGCGCCGGCAGATGAAAAACATGGTCAACAACTACACGGAGGCTGAGATCAAGGTCCGAGAGGCCACCTCCAATGACCACTGGGGGCCTCCCGGCTCGCTCATGTCTGAAATCGCAGACTTGACCTTCAATGTTGTAGCTTTCGCCGAGGTTATGGGCATGATCTGGAAACGGCTAAATGACCACGGTAAGAACTGGCGCCATGTCTATAAGGCGCTGACGCTGCTGGACTACCTGATCAAAACTGGCTCTGAGCGTGTGGCCCATGAGTGCCGGGAGAACATATACACCATCCATACACTGAGAGACTTCCAGTACATAGACAGGGACGGACGTGACCAGGGTATCAACGTCCGGGAGAAGGCCAAGCAGCTGGTGGCTCTGTTGAAGGATGAGGAGAAGCTGAAGAGGGAAAGGAGCCAGGCACTGAAGACGAAGACACGCATGGGCGGCACCAGCAGTATGGGCTCACGATCCACGCCGCCGCCATACTCGGGACATCACAGTTCAGCGGCGGTTTATGGGGATGATTTCAGGAAGTGCAAGGACTCGCCGTCCTCCATTAACT cctcctcttcctctccccaACTTGCTCCTGACATGGAGCAAGCTCGGCCCGCGACCAGTGGAGAAgaagagctgcagctgcagctggcCCTGGCCATGAGCCGAGAAGAAACTGAAAAG ACGGTCCAACGTGCACCTCCTGCAGTGGATATGGACGAGGATACCCAGCTCCAGTTAGCGCTGAACCTGAGCAAGGAGGAGCACCAGCAG GAACAACTCAGTCGCCGAGGAGATGAGTCAATGCTCCTGAAAGCTTTGGAGGAGAGCAAACGCGAGATGGAGACTAAAGGCGGG ACCTCTTTCATGGACCTGGTAGATGTTTTTGCAGTTCCCTCAGAGTTGCCTTCTAGTGACCATCGCTGGAATAATGCACACCAGGCAGCGGCTCGAATGGGCGGCACAGACCCGTGGGACACAATGG AAGGCAGTACTTACGCCTCAAGAGAGGATTCATCTTGGATGGTACCACCACCTTCTAGCAGCCCTCCACCACCATGGGAGCCCCCAACTCATCCTTGGGATGCTCCGCCTAACAATGTCTCCAATGCCACAGACGGTGCCTGGGCTCTTCATGCAAACACAG cCCCTTCGAGAGTCGATCCATTTTCTGGCCCATCAGAAAGATCGGTAATTGAAGGAGCTGTTGGGGAAGCTTTTCTACGAACTGGAAGCCCCTCAG ATGGGGATCTGTTTGATGAGGCCATGGACGGAGGTCAGATAAATGTCAATGGTCGAAGAGAGGGCAGTCCTGAGCTCTTTGACCTATCAGGTCTTGGGGAAAGCCTGGCTGTTTCCAGCCCTCGAAAATGCCAAACACCCGAATCCTTCCTGGGCCCCACAGCAGCATCTTTGGTGAATCTGGAAAGGTTGATCCCAGCAAATCCCCAAGCTCAGGCCAAGAACCCCTTTTTAtcag GCCTGAGTGCACCTTCGGTCACCAATCCATTCCAAGCTGAGCAGCCCAAACTAACTCTAAACCAAATGGGCTCCAACGTCACCTCTATGCCTCCTCTCACCACTTCTCTTCCTTACAGTGCCTCCTTACCACTGCCCATTAGCCACCAGCCTGCCAGCCTCCCTTCATCACTGACTCACCCCACTCAGCCTGGGTTGGACCTGCCGGGGCCACTCCCTGAGCCTCTGTTGCCCTTCTCTTCAGCCAGCACTCAAGAATCACTGGCTGCACAGAGTAGTCAAAACCCTTTCTTATGA
- the arl16 gene encoding ADP-ribosylation factor-like protein 16 → MSRSEMCLLLGATGVGKTLLLKRLQKLSVHGAGELEPTPATLPTVGTNLTDLTLKKKMITVRELGGCMGPIWLSYFKDCSSVIFVVDSANIAQVSSSCIQLLSVLSAEPLHSACVLILFNKRDVPSTMSLVEIKSLFRLDDIVASATQPITLLETSARSGQGLPEVLNWLESITVK, encoded by the exons ATGAGCagaagtgaaatgtgtttgcttCTTGGGGCCACAGGGGTTGGAAAGACGTTGCTGCTCAAACGTTTGCAAA AGCTCAGTGTGCATGGAGCAGGCGAACTGGAGCCAACTCCTGCTACTCTTCCCACG GTTGGAACAAATCTGACAGACCTGaccctgaagaagaagatgataaCTGTGAGAGAGCTGGGAGGCTGCATGGGCCCTATATGGCTCAGTTATTTCAAGGACTGCTCTTCTGTTATT TTTGTGGTGGACTCGGCCAACATTGCTCAGGTATCCTCCTCCTGTATTCAGCTGCTATCTGTCCTCTCTGCTGAGCCTCTGCACAGTGCTTGTGTGCTTATTCTATTCAACAAGAG GGACGTGCCCAGCACTATGAGCCTTGTGGAGATAAAGTCACTGTTCAGATTGGATGACATTGTTGCATCTGCTACTCAGCCAATCACATTGCTGGAAACAAGTGCCCGCTCTGGACAGGGACTTCCGGAGGTTCTCAACTGGCTCGAGTCCATCACAGTCAAGTGA
- the LOC122785766 gene encoding ketosamine-3-kinase, with amino-acid sequence MEAKLKKELGTTVLKSTGHSAGGCISEGQSYDTDNGRVFVKINHKSEAKLMFDGEMASLEAILKTNTVKVPRPVRVIELDNGGCVFVMEHMDMRHLNKYTKHLGEQLADLHLHNKRQLEKLSKEQQTVGKGAGQSEAAAVEKFGFGVTTCCGYLPQRNEWQDDWVTFYAQQRLQHQLNLVEESYGDREARELWAKLQLKIPQFFTGVEIVPALLHGDLWSGNVAEFAEGPVIFDPASFYGHSEYELSIAGMFGGFDRSFYSAYHEKIIKAPGFAERNQLYQLFHYLNHWNHFGGGYRGSSIKIMKNLLK; translated from the exons ATGGAAGCTAAGTTAAAGAAAGAGTTAGGGACAACCGTGCTGAAGTCAACTGGTCACTCAGCAGGTGGATGCATCAGCGAGGGACAGAGCTACGACACTGACAATGGGAGAGTGTTTGTGAAGATAAACCACAAGAGCGAG GCCAAATTGATGTTTGACGGGGAGATGGCCAGTTTGGAGgccattttaaagacaaacactgtGAAAGTCCCCAGGCCTGTGAGGGTGATTGAACTTGACAATGGAGGCTGTGTATTTGTGATGGAGCATATGGACATGAGACATCTTAACAA GTATACAAAGCACCTGGGAGAGCAGCTCGCTGATCTGCATCTTCACAACAAGAGACAGTTAGAAAAACTGAGTAAAGAGCAGCAGACAGTCG GAAAAGGAGCTGGACAGTCAGAGGCAGCTGCGGTTGAGAAATTTGGCTTTGGTGTAACAACATGCTGTGGATATTTACCACAG AGAAATGAGTGGCAGGATGACTGGGTGACATTTTACGCccagcagaggctgcagcaTCAGCTTAACCTGGTAGAGGAATCCTATGGAGACAGGGAGGCCAGAGAACTGTGGGCTAAGCTACAG ctgaAGATCCCACAGTTTTTCACAGGTGTGGAGATTGTCCCTGCTCTCCTCCATGGGGATTTATGGAGTGGCAATGTGGCAGAGTTTGCAGAGGGCCCAGTCATCTTTGACCCTGCTTCATTTTATGGCCATTCAGAGTATGAGTTGAGTATTGCAGGGATGTTTGGTGGCTTTGACAGATCTTTTTACTCTGCTTACCATGAAAAGATTATCAAAGCACCAGGGTTTGCAGAGAGAAACCAGCTTTACCAGCTGTTCCACTATCTGAATCACTGGAACCACTTTGGTGGAGGATATAGAGGCTCCTCAATAAAGATAATGAAGAACTTACTGAAGTAA